A genomic segment from Rubrobacter tropicus encodes:
- a CDS encoding sulfatase family protein: MTKKAIRLLTSVAVAVFCALVLTVAVSPDADAVQRPNIILIMTDDQSADTLWSMNRVRAHLLNRGTKLTNARFAFPRCCPSRASILRGQYPHNTGLFANENGSGYFRNRGLDRSTVAVWLDRAGYDTALIGKYLNGHDQKYVPPGWDRWFSQGGGNSRTVNDDGEIREYGSGTHMDSVRKREISDYVRLKASTHRPFFLQASFFAPHAPYDHQSAYEGAFANAPFPRPPAYDEADVSDKPAYVRSKPRVSEAKDLEYARDYRDRLRALQTVDESIAEIVGILQNHNELNDTYIVLWTDNGYHMGEHRLSTGKLTPYETDTNFPMIVRGPGIRQGVEDDRLVLNTDLAPTFLAWANVPQQPWTDGRPMEALLDARTDPATWRRYVLLEGRTPDGNGFGMPDYAGVLSQEGEKYIRYASGEQEYYDLRTDPHELESRPEAAPQALKDALEALRTCAGPGCRTAENGPTP; encoded by the coding sequence ATGACCAAAAAAGCGATCCGCCTGCTGACCTCGGTGGCCGTTGCGGTATTCTGCGCCCTCGTTCTGACGGTGGCCGTTTCCCCCGACGCGGACGCGGTGCAGCGCCCCAACATCATCCTCATAATGACCGACGACCAGAGCGCGGATACGCTCTGGAGCATGAACAGGGTACGTGCCCACCTCCTGAACCGGGGCACGAAGCTGACGAACGCCCGATTCGCCTTCCCGCGCTGTTGCCCCAGCCGCGCCTCCATCCTGAGGGGGCAGTACCCGCACAACACGGGCCTCTTCGCCAACGAGAACGGCTCGGGCTACTTCCGCAACCGGGGTCTCGATCGCTCCACCGTTGCCGTCTGGCTCGACCGGGCCGGCTACGACACGGCCCTTATCGGCAAGTACCTCAACGGCCACGACCAGAAATACGTCCCGCCCGGCTGGGACAGGTGGTTCAGCCAGGGTGGCGGCAACTCCCGCACGGTAAACGACGACGGGGAAATCCGAGAGTACGGCTCCGGGACGCACATGGACTCGGTGCGAAAGAGGGAGATCTCGGACTACGTCCGCCTGAAGGCGTCCACCCACAGGCCGTTCTTTCTGCAGGCCTCTTTCTTCGCGCCGCACGCGCCCTACGACCATCAGTCGGCCTACGAGGGCGCCTTCGCGAACGCGCCGTTCCCCCGCCCCCCCGCCTACGACGAGGCAGACGTCTCGGACAAGCCGGCGTACGTCAGGTCCAAACCTCGCGTCTCCGAAGCAAAAGATCTGGAGTACGCCCGGGACTACCGCGACCGGCTGCGCGCGCTCCAGACGGTGGACGAGAGCATCGCGGAGATCGTGGGCATCCTGCAGAACCACAACGAGTTGAACGACACGTACATCGTCCTCTGGACGGACAACGGCTACCACATGGGCGAACATCGCCTCTCGACCGGGAAGCTGACGCCGTACGAGACGGACACCAACTTCCCGATGATCGTGCGCGGCCCCGGCATCCGTCAGGGCGTCGAGGACGACCGCCTCGTCCTCAACACCGACCTCGCCCCGACGTTCCTGGCCTGGGCGAACGTACCGCAACAGCCCTGGACCGACGGCAGGCCCATGGAGGCCCTGCTGGACGCGCGGACGGACCCCGCCACCTGGCGCCGGTACGTACTTTTGGAAGGCCGCACGCCCGACGGCAACGGCTTCGGCATGCCGGACTACGCGGGCGTCCTGAGCCAGGAAGGGGAGAAGTACATCCGTTACGCCAGCGGCGAGCAGGAGTACTACGACCTCCGCACGGACCCCCACGAGCTGGAGTCGAGGCCCGAGGCAGCCCCCCAGGCGCTCAAGGACGCCCTCGAAGCCCTGCGAACCTGCGCCGGACCGGGGTGCAGAACAGCCGAGAACGGCCCAACGCCCTGA
- a CDS encoding alpha-mannosidase, which produces MDEVDARRLERHGRRIEELNLWRNALESPVGAWRFVAENGKVTKLAVGDFWPEAALPANLSAEATVPEAWVGSPVELELWLGGEGFVRLSTGLSGGLNPYHKSFPVAEKARGGERIGVEAEVVPRGPFGTNVAEPRIGRAALVVPETDLRALHRDLALIAEVCGQLGGHEAVPHLLDAIEEAFAGLAPSWPTGTDVALTRHLQSFAETTDGGPWSLPPAPQEVEPLPEETRRAVRGAREKLAARLEGLKAEYPPVGRVALTGHAHLDLAWLWPVSETLRKGRRTFASVLSLMDRYEDFVFNQSSAQLYDWIESEAPDLFEGVRKRVEEGRWEPVGGMWVEPDCQIPSGESIARQLLHGQRYFESRFGRRSKVAWLPDTFGFSPALPQILKGAGIEGFFTYKLNWSEANKFPHDLYEWEGLDGSTVVAHDFDNPGQDYNGNLRPLDLYGTWKNFEGKRRHPETLFSFGWGDGGGGPTEEMLENFDRLKSFPAMPRLRMAMVEDFFDSLPAEGLPKWVGELYLELHRGTLTTQARVKKLNREAEHRLLEAEVLLTLAALRGAAYPEAELESAWKTLLLNQFHDILPGTSIREVYDVTRKELENVVETAKNLRDGSLDGPDGAGAGLLVANASLHPRPLTVYLRGGMEGGSLPAQKTDDGGLLVHVPEREVPGLGWTSPRDGGEPASPNVPRVGVEVSGETTVIENGLLRVEVGADGTLHRVFDEEAGREVLSGRGNGLWAYTDRPRNWEAWDIEEGYEGEAEEILAVEGVEVTEDGPLRASVRVTRLWRGSEISQTYRLLSGSRRLDVETRVDWRERRVLLRALFPVNVRSHEATSETMFGAQRRPTHQNTTWDATRFETSAHRFLDISEPGYGVALLNDGKYGHSARGNVLGLTLLRGPVYPDPLADQGEHRFTYSIYPHAGDWTEAGVAREAFALNSPLIPVKAKEGEPSEYSFVVAEGLEVALAALKAAEDGRGEILRLYEPHGARGECRLNFPGGLQSAEKTNLLEDGGESLEVREDGLSLELRPFEVVSLRLEAGRG; this is translated from the coding sequence ATGGACGAGGTGGACGCCAGGCGGCTGGAGCGCCACGGGCGCCGGATCGAGGAGTTGAACCTCTGGCGCAACGCCCTGGAGAGCCCGGTCGGGGCGTGGCGCTTCGTCGCGGAGAACGGGAAGGTCACCAAGCTGGCCGTCGGAGATTTCTGGCCCGAGGCCGCGCTTCCGGCCAACCTATCCGCGGAGGCGACCGTCCCCGAAGCCTGGGTCGGCTCGCCCGTCGAGCTGGAGCTCTGGCTTGGGGGAGAGGGCTTCGTCCGCCTCTCCACGGGCCTCTCCGGCGGCCTGAACCCCTACCACAAGAGCTTTCCGGTCGCGGAGAAGGCCAGGGGGGGCGAGCGGATCGGCGTCGAGGCCGAGGTGGTGCCGCGCGGTCCATTCGGGACCAACGTCGCCGAACCCCGCATCGGCCGCGCGGCCCTCGTCGTGCCGGAGACGGATCTGCGCGCCCTCCACCGGGACCTCGCGCTCATCGCGGAGGTCTGCGGCCAACTCGGCGGCCACGAGGCCGTGCCGCACCTGCTCGACGCGATCGAGGAGGCTTTCGCGGGCCTCGCCCCCAGCTGGCCTACGGGCACCGACGTCGCCCTCACGCGCCACCTGCAATCGTTCGCCGAGACCACCGACGGCGGACCGTGGAGCCTGCCGCCGGCCCCGCAGGAGGTCGAGCCGTTGCCGGAGGAGACGCGGCGGGCGGTGCGGGGGGCGCGCGAGAAGTTGGCGGCGCGGCTGGAGGGGTTGAAGGCCGAGTATCCTCCGGTCGGGCGGGTCGCGCTGACGGGCCACGCCCACCTGGATCTCGCGTGGCTCTGGCCCGTCTCCGAGACGTTGCGCAAGGGGCGCAGGACCTTCGCGAGCGTCCTCTCCTTGATGGACCGCTACGAGGACTTCGTCTTCAACCAGTCCTCCGCGCAGCTCTACGACTGGATCGAGTCGGAGGCCCCCGACCTTTTCGAGGGGGTGCGAAAGCGCGTCGAGGAGGGGCGTTGGGAGCCTGTGGGGGGGATGTGGGTCGAGCCGGACTGCCAAATCCCATCCGGCGAGTCCATAGCCCGCCAGCTTCTCCACGGCCAGAGGTACTTCGAGTCCCGCTTCGGCCGCCGCTCGAAGGTCGCCTGGCTCCCCGACACCTTCGGCTTCTCCCCGGCCCTGCCCCAGATCCTAAAAGGCGCCGGCATCGAGGGCTTCTTCACCTACAAGCTCAACTGGAGCGAGGCAAACAAGTTCCCCCACGACCTCTACGAGTGGGAGGGCCTCGACGGCAGCACCGTCGTCGCCCACGACTTCGACAACCCAGGCCAGGATTACAACGGCAACCTCAGGCCCCTCGACCTCTACGGCACCTGGAAGAACTTCGAGGGCAAGCGCCGCCACCCGGAGACCCTCTTCTCCTTCGGCTGGGGCGACGGCGGCGGCGGCCCGACGGAGGAGATGCTCGAGAACTTCGACCGCCTCAAGAGCTTCCCGGCCATGCCCCGCCTCCGCATGGCGATGGTCGAAGACTTCTTCGACTCGCTCCCTGCGGAGGGCCTCCCGAAGTGGGTTGGGGAGCTCTACCTCGAGCTCCACCGGGGCACCCTGACCACCCAGGCCCGCGTAAAGAAGCTGAACCGGGAGGCAGAACACCGCCTGCTCGAGGCCGAGGTCCTCCTGACGTTGGCGGCGCTTCGCGGCGCGGCTTACCCGGAAGCGGAGCTGGAGTCGGCCTGGAAGACGCTACTCCTCAACCAGTTCCACGACATCCTTCCCGGCACCTCCATCCGCGAGGTCTACGACGTTACCCGCAAAGAGCTGGAGAACGTCGTGGAGACCGCAAAGAACCTCCGCGACGGCTCCCTCGACGGCCCAGACGGCGCGGGCGCGGGCCTCCTCGTCGCCAACGCCTCGTTGCACCCGCGCCCGCTCACCGTATACCTGCGGGGCGGGATGGAGGGCGGTTCGTTGCCGGCGCAGAAGACGGACGACGGCGGCCTGCTCGTCCACGTCCCCGAACGCGAGGTCCCCGGCCTCGGGTGGACTTCGCCGCGGGATGGGGGAGAACCCGCGTCGCCGAACGTCCCGAGGGTTGGGGTCGAGGTCTCCGGCGAAACCACCGTGATCGAGAACGGTCTACTCCGGGTGGAGGTCGGGGCCGACGGCACGCTCCATCGCGTCTTCGACGAGGAGGCGGGAAGGGAGGTACTCTCGGGGCGCGGCAACGGGTTGTGGGCGTACACGGACAGGCCGCGCAACTGGGAGGCCTGGGACATCGAGGAGGGGTACGAGGGCGAGGCCGAGGAGATCCTCGCGGTAGAGGGCGTCGAGGTGACCGAGGACGGCCCGCTCCGGGCCTCCGTCCGGGTCACCCGGCTGTGGCGGGGGTCGGAGATCTCGCAGACCTACCGGCTCCTCTCGGGCTCGCGGCGCCTGGACGTGGAGACGCGCGTGGACTGGCGCGAGCGGCGGGTCCTGCTCCGCGCGCTCTTTCCCGTGAACGTCCGCTCCCACGAGGCGACCTCGGAGACGATGTTCGGCGCCCAGCGCCGCCCCACCCACCAGAACACGACCTGGGACGCCACCCGTTTCGAGACCTCGGCCCACCGTTTCCTGGATATATCCGAGCCCGGCTACGGCGTCGCCCTCCTGAACGACGGGAAGTACGGCCACAGCGCCAGGGGCAACGTCCTCGGCCTCACGCTGCTCCGGGGCCCCGTCTACCCGGATCCTCTCGCCGACCAGGGCGAGCACCGCTTCACCTATTCCATCTACCCCCACGCCGGCGACTGGACGGAGGCCGGTGTCGCCCGCGAGGCCTTCGCGCTCAACAGCCCCCTGATACCCGTCAAGGCGAAGGAAGGGGAGCCGTCCGAATACTCGTTCGTCGTGGCGGAAGGGCTGGAGGTCGCGCTCGCGGCACTCAAGGCGGCCGAGGACGGGAGGGGTGAGATCCTACGCCTCTACGAACCCCACGGCGCCCGCGGCGAATGCCGCCTCAACTTCCCCGGCGGCCTGCAAAGCGCCGAGAAGACGAACCTGCTGGAAGATGGGGGAGAGAGCCTGGAGGTTCGAGAAGACGGGCTCTCCCTCGAATTGCGGCCCTTCGAGGTTGTCAGCCTGCGGCTGGAGGCCGGAAGAGGGTAA
- a CDS encoding aldo/keto reductase translates to MEHRRLGRIGRENSVLIFGGAALGEATEEASDLAIRQALDAGVDHFDTAADYGDSELQYGRWMPEIRDRIFLSTKTGDREKDAARRSIERSLERLRVDSVDLIQLHAVCDLEDLDRATGPGGALEAAIEAKEEGLVGAVGITGHGHEAPAVHLEALRRYPFETVLTPWNFILSTDEDYRRDFEALVDEIKRQDAGLMTIKTISRRNWPEGDPTGDQRYTTWYEPFDRQEHIDAAVSFVLSYEEITGIAMVGDVTLVPNMLESIGREMPREEAERVLAQAPDYSSPFISVPF, encoded by the coding sequence ATGGAACATCGGCGGCTTGGACGGATCGGGCGTGAGAACTCCGTGCTCATCTTCGGCGGGGCGGCGCTCGGGGAGGCCACGGAAGAGGCTTCGGACCTCGCCATTCGGCAGGCGCTCGACGCCGGGGTCGACCACTTCGACACCGCGGCGGATTACGGGGACTCCGAGCTCCAGTACGGGCGCTGGATGCCGGAGATCCGGGACAGGATCTTCCTCTCCACCAAGACCGGCGACCGCGAGAAAGACGCGGCCCGCCGCTCCATAGAGCGTTCTCTGGAGCGTCTGCGCGTCGACTCCGTGGACCTGATCCAGCTGCACGCCGTCTGCGACCTCGAGGACCTCGACCGCGCAACCGGCCCGGGCGGCGCCCTGGAGGCCGCCATCGAGGCGAAGGAAGAGGGCCTAGTCGGCGCCGTTGGCATCACCGGCCACGGCCACGAGGCCCCCGCGGTCCACCTCGAAGCCCTGAGGCGCTACCCGTTCGAGACCGTCCTCACCCCGTGGAACTTCATCCTCTCGACCGACGAGGACTACAGGCGGGACTTCGAGGCGCTGGTCGATGAGATAAAGCGCCAGGACGCCGGCCTCATGACCATCAAGACCATCTCCCGGCGCAACTGGCCCGAGGGCGACCCGACGGGTGACCAGAGGTACACGACCTGGTACGAGCCCTTCGACCGGCAAGAGCACATAGACGCGGCCGTCTCCTTCGTGCTCTCTTACGAGGAGATCACGGGCATAGCAATGGTCGGCGACGTCACCCTGGTCCCGAACATGCTCGAATCCATCGGTCGCGAGATGCCCCGCGAAGAGGCCGAGAGGGTCCTCGCTCAGGCCCCGGATTACTCTTCGCCATTTATCTCGGTGCCTTTTTAG
- a CDS encoding HNH endonuclease family protein, which translates to MQRTCRARGRTTAVLFALLLAVVLAVAAAVGVSDEAEAHRASAREQLAELRVKPAGSMVGYSREKFPHWSDAREYNWTLPSGTPDPGSCDARDAALIRDGRDEVVGSGCYVERGRWFDPYTGKTYYMPSDIDVDHVVPLANAWRSGASSWTTVKRERFANVPMDVLSVEDNANASKGDKGPEAWKPPRAAYHCTYARKWIGIKHNWTLSVTGAEKTALSSMLSTC; encoded by the coding sequence ATGCAGCGGACCTGTCGGGCGCGTGGGAGGACCACCGCCGTGCTATTCGCCCTGTTGCTGGCGGTCGTTCTGGCCGTCGCGGCGGCCGTGGGCGTCTCGGACGAGGCGGAGGCGCACCGGGCGTCGGCAAGGGAGCAGCTCGCGGAGCTGCGGGTAAAACCGGCCGGTTCGATGGTGGGGTACTCGCGGGAGAAGTTCCCCCACTGGTCAGACGCCAGGGAGTACAACTGGACCCTCCCTTCCGGCACCCCCGACCCAGGAAGTTGCGACGCCAGGGACGCGGCCCTGATCCGGGACGGGCGCGACGAGGTGGTCGGGAGCGGCTGCTACGTGGAGCGGGGCCGCTGGTTCGATCCCTACACCGGAAAAACCTACTACATGCCCTCAGACATAGACGTCGACCACGTCGTCCCGTTGGCGAACGCCTGGAGAAGCGGGGCCTCCTCGTGGACGACGGTCAAGAGGGAGCGCTTCGCGAACGTCCCGATGGACGTACTCTCCGTGGAGGACAACGCCAACGCCTCCAAGGGAGACAAGGGACCAGAGGCGTGGAAACCGCCCAGGGCCGCCTACCACTGCACGTACGCGCGGAAGTGGATCGGGATAAAGCACAACTGGACGCTCTCCGTCACGGGCGCCGAGAAGACGGCCCTCTCAAGCATGCTCTCGACTTGCTAG
- a CDS encoding aldo/keto reductase, giving the protein MHKVRFGKTDLEITPVGFGAWAIGGTGWAGAWGSQDDDEAVGAIRRAVESEINWVDTAAVYGLGHSEELVAQALKGFSDADRPYVFTKCSLVWDEGGNVSNVLKKDSVKKECEDSLRRLQTDVIDLYQIHWPRPDEDVEEGWQALAELKEEGKVRHIGVSNFDARQMERANGIAPVETLQPPYNMLRREVEDEILPYAGENDVGVIVYSPMASGLLTGKMTRERVENMPSDDWRRNNEQFNDPKLSQNLELVEKLREVGGRHDRSPAEVAIAWTLGHPAVSAAIVGGRRPDQVDGIVGAANFRLSEDEIDEIEAAIPR; this is encoded by the coding sequence TTGCACAAAGTCCGTTTCGGCAAGACCGATCTGGAGATCACGCCCGTCGGTTTCGGGGCGTGGGCCATAGGCGGGACCGGCTGGGCCGGCGCGTGGGGCTCGCAGGACGACGACGAGGCGGTCGGGGCCATCAGGCGCGCCGTCGAGTCGGAGATCAACTGGGTCGACACGGCCGCCGTCTACGGCCTCGGCCACTCGGAGGAGCTCGTGGCGCAGGCGTTGAAGGGCTTCTCGGACGCCGACAGGCCTTACGTCTTCACCAAGTGCTCGCTTGTCTGGGACGAGGGTGGGAATGTCTCTAACGTCCTCAAGAAAGACTCCGTGAAGAAGGAGTGCGAGGACAGCCTCAGGCGGTTGCAGACGGACGTTATCGACCTGTACCAGATCCACTGGCCCCGCCCCGACGAAGATGTTGAGGAGGGCTGGCAGGCGCTGGCCGAGCTAAAGGAGGAGGGCAAGGTTCGCCACATCGGGGTCTCGAACTTCGATGCGCGGCAGATGGAGCGGGCGAACGGCATCGCCCCGGTCGAGACGTTGCAGCCGCCGTACAACATGCTCAGGCGGGAGGTCGAGGACGAGATCCTGCCTTACGCCGGGGAGAACGACGTCGGCGTCATCGTCTACTCGCCGATGGCGAGCGGGCTGCTAACGGGCAAGATGACCCGCGAGCGGGTCGAGAACATGCCTTCGGACGACTGGCGGCGCAACAACGAGCAGTTCAACGACCCGAAGCTCTCGCAGAACCTGGAGCTCGTCGAGAAGCTGCGCGAGGTCGGCGGGCGTCACGACCGGTCCCCGGCCGAGGTGGCGATAGCGTGGACCCTCGGGCATCCCGCTGTCTCGGCCGCCATCGTCGGTGGCCGCAGGCCGGATCAGGTAGACGGCATCGTCGGCGCCGCAAACTTCCGCCTCTCTGAGGACGAGATCGACGAGATAGAGGCCGCGATCCCCCGATAA
- a CDS encoding aldo/keto reductase: MEYRNLGRTGVRVSELCLGCMMFGGRTGEEDSFGIIDRAIDAGINFVDTANVYSTGASEEVVGKALRKNGKRDSVVLATKVHGPMGDDPNARGNHRRHIIEQCEASLRRLQVEHFDLYQIHRPDSHIPIDETLRALDDLIRAGKVRYAGTSTYAAWQLVEALWAAKELGLNRFVCEQPPYHLLDRRIERELVPFAQTYGTALIPWSPLAGGFLTGKYSRDESQSPEDSRYGLEPRRLGRNHFTDEAFDVLETVQAIAEEKGCNPGQLALAWCKDKPGVTSAIIGPRTMEQLEDNLGALEVSLDEGDHERLDAVAPPGRATVPYYDADFGPHPFRW; the protein is encoded by the coding sequence GTGGAGTACCGGAACCTCGGCAGGACGGGCGTGCGGGTAAGCGAGCTCTGCCTCGGGTGCATGATGTTCGGCGGCAGGACCGGCGAGGAGGACTCGTTCGGGATCATCGACCGGGCCATAGACGCCGGCATCAACTTCGTAGACACGGCCAACGTCTACAGCACGGGTGCCAGCGAGGAGGTGGTCGGCAAGGCGCTGAGGAAGAACGGCAAGCGCGACTCCGTCGTGCTCGCCACCAAGGTCCACGGGCCCATGGGCGACGACCCGAACGCCAGGGGCAACCATCGCAGGCACATCATCGAGCAGTGCGAGGCTTCGCTTCGGCGGCTCCAGGTCGAGCATTTCGACCTGTACCAGATCCACCGCCCCGACTCCCACATCCCCATAGACGAGACGCTGCGCGCCCTGGACGACCTGATCCGGGCCGGCAAGGTCCGCTACGCGGGCACGAGCACCTACGCGGCGTGGCAACTGGTGGAAGCCCTCTGGGCGGCAAAGGAGCTCGGCCTCAACCGCTTCGTCTGCGAGCAGCCCCCGTACCACCTGCTCGACCGGCGCATCGAGCGCGAGCTGGTGCCCTTCGCCCAGACCTACGGGACGGCCCTGATCCCCTGGTCCCCCCTCGCGGGCGGCTTCCTGACGGGCAAGTACTCCCGCGACGAGAGCCAGTCCCCCGAGGACAGCCGCTACGGCCTCGAACCCCGCCGCCTCGGCCGCAACCACTTCACGGATGAGGCGTTCGACGTCCTCGAAACCGTCCAGGCCATAGCCGAGGAGAAAGGTTGCAACCCGGGCCAGCTCGCCCTCGCCTGGTGCAAGGACAAACCCGGCGTCACGAGCGCCATCATCGGCCCGCGCACCATGGAGCAACTCGAAGACAACCTCGGCGCCCTGGAGGTCTCCCTGGACGAAGGCGACCACGAACGCCTCGACGCCGTCGCCCCGCCGGGAAGGGCCACCGTCCCCTACTACGACGCCGACTTCGGCCCGCACCCGTTTCGCTGGTAG
- a CDS encoding acyl--CoA ligase family protein — protein MADKVYRSELTPVHFLRRSAYMFPDKTAVVYGERRYSYRDLEERVDRLASRLRDSGLEKGDRVAFLCPNTPPMLEAHFGVPAAGLVLVAINTRLGKDEVKYIVEHSGARMVFADAELEKLLADVEVETVRIDDTGEAGDPYEDFLAEGSPEPVDFVLEDEEETISINYTSGTTGKPKGVMYTHRGGYLSALGNVIETGMGYSTKYLWTLPMFHCNGWTFPWAVTAAAATHVCLRRVEPDRIWELFESEGITHYCAAPTVQIGIVNEDAAHALDTPVTAAIAGAPPSPTLLGGLLELNINPMHIYGLTETYGPLTTSGVHPEWEDLDMEERSRVMARQGQGYVTSDLVRVVDENINDVPQDAETMGEIVMHGNMVAKGYFENEEATEEAFEGGWYHSGDMAVWHPDGYVEIRDRNKDIIISGGENISTIEVEQAVMGHPAVMEAAVVAIPDEKWGERPKAFVVLKKGQEATEQEIIDYCKEHIARFKAPAAVEFTELPKTSTGKVQKFVLRDKEWANSEKKVN, from the coding sequence ATGGCGGACAAGGTCTACCGCAGCGAGCTTACACCGGTGCATTTCTTGAGGCGCAGCGCGTACATGTTCCCCGACAAGACGGCGGTCGTCTACGGCGAGCGCCGCTACTCGTACCGGGACCTCGAAGAACGCGTGGACAGGCTCGCCTCGCGCCTGCGGGACTCCGGGCTCGAGAAGGGCGACCGCGTCGCCTTCCTGTGCCCGAACACGCCGCCGATGCTCGAGGCCCACTTCGGCGTCCCGGCGGCGGGCCTCGTCCTCGTCGCCATCAACACCCGCCTCGGCAAGGACGAGGTCAAGTACATAGTCGAGCACTCGGGCGCCAGGATGGTCTTCGCCGACGCCGAGCTGGAGAAGCTTCTGGCCGACGTCGAGGTCGAGACGGTGCGCATCGACGATACCGGCGAGGCCGGGGACCCGTACGAGGACTTTCTGGCCGAAGGGTCGCCCGAACCCGTCGATTTCGTGCTAGAGGACGAAGAAGAGACCATCTCCATAAACTACACGTCCGGCACCACGGGCAAACCGAAGGGCGTGATGTACACGCACCGGGGCGGGTACCTGAGCGCCCTTGGCAACGTCATAGAGACGGGGATGGGCTACTCGACCAAGTACCTTTGGACCCTGCCGATGTTCCACTGCAACGGGTGGACCTTCCCGTGGGCCGTCACGGCGGCCGCGGCCACGCACGTTTGTCTGAGGAGGGTCGAGCCTGACAGGATCTGGGAGCTCTTCGAGTCCGAGGGGATCACCCACTACTGCGCCGCCCCGACCGTCCAGATCGGCATAGTCAACGAAGACGCCGCCCACGCCCTCGACACCCCGGTCACGGCGGCGATAGCCGGCGCCCCGCCCTCCCCCACCCTGCTCGGCGGCCTCTTGGAGCTCAACATCAACCCCATGCACATCTACGGCCTCACGGAGACCTACGGCCCGCTCACGACGAGCGGCGTCCACCCCGAATGGGAGGACCTGGACATGGAGGAGCGGTCCAGGGTCATGGCCCGCCAGGGCCAGGGCTACGTCACCTCAGACCTCGTGCGCGTCGTGGACGAGAACATAAACGACGTACCCCAAGACGCCGAGACGATGGGCGAGATAGTCATGCACGGCAACATGGTCGCCAAGGGCTACTTCGAAAACGAGGAGGCGACGGAAGAGGCCTTCGAGGGCGGCTGGTACCACTCGGGGGACATGGCCGTCTGGCACCCGGATGGGTACGTCGAGATCCGGGACAGGAACAAGGACATAATCATCTCCGGCGGCGAGAACATCTCCACCATAGAAGTCGAACAGGCCGTCATGGGCCACCCGGCTGTAATGGAGGCCGCCGTCGTCGCCATCCCCGACGAAAAATGGGGCGAACGCCCCAAAGCCTTCGTGGTCCTCAAGAAGGGCCAGGAGGCCACGGAACAAGAGATAATAGACTACTGTAAAGAGCACATCGCCCGCTTCAAGGCCCCCGCCGCCGTCGAGTTCACCGAACTGCCAAAAACGTCCACGGGCAAGGTCCAGAAGTTCGTCCTGCGCGACAAGGAGTGGGCGAACAGCGAGAAGAAGGTGAATTAG